Part of the Sporomusa termitida genome, TCGTCACCCCTCCGTTTGCATTACTAACAAATTCAACAGGCTTACGGTAGCATCCCTGATGTACCTGCGTTATAAACAATATTCCATTCCCCGGTTTTTTCATTTCCAGTTTCTCATCTATTTTGTCCATTATTTCCCAGGCGGTATTTGTAGGCAGGATGCTAAAAAAGACCACCTTTTCCGATTCGCCCAAGCCAAGATAATTTAAAATCTTGGAGTTAGCCGTGCCCTTTCCATGAGTAACCAGGCTGCAGAAGGTTTCGTACTGTTTCAGGATATTTGTTACTTTTTCGCGCCGGTTCGAGTCGCATATTACCCATAGAAGGCTGATCGCCAAATGACTGTGTTTTTCCAATTGCATAACGATAATCCTCTCCTTTTAGGCTGCTACATTGCCTCAGTTGTTCCGGCGCTATGCTTCCTGGCCAGCAGCCTCCAGCTCCTTGGCCTTTTTCAGTTTGTTGCTATAGATGAGGCCTATTGTTTGTATAATAATGGGCGGGATCATGGTGATTAAGCCCGCAATGCCGAAAGCATCCACAACCACATTGCGGTCTGGAATCACTGAACATACGCCAATGGCAAAGGGAATGACAAACGCCGCGCTCATCGCGCCTGTGACCACTTCACCGGAGTCAAAGCCAATGCCCACAAAGATGTTAGGTACAAAAAAGGTGAGCGCAAGGGAAATGGTATACCCCGGCAGCAAAAACCACCAGATGGAAAGGCCGCTTAAAATACGCACTATCGACAGGCTCATGGCGATACCGACGCCCAGCGCCATGGCAGAGAGCAGCAGCCTCCGGGATATCGCCCCGTCGGTGATCTTTCTCACCTGATTTACCAGCACATAAACCGTCGGTTCTGCCAGCACCACGCAGGCGCCGATGACCAAGGAGATGGGTATCAGAATCCAATTATAGGAAAGCTGGCCTATAGCCTCGCCCAAGGCAACCGCTGCGGGCATAAACCCCTTGTTCACCCCGGACAGGAATATGGTAAGCCCCACCAATAAATAAATGAGCCCTACGAATATCTTGATCAGTTCAATGCGGGAAAGCTTCAGTTTCGTGATCTGAAAGATTAAAAACATCCCCAAAATTGGC contains:
- a CDS encoding P-II family nitrogen regulator produces the protein MQLEKHSHLAISLLWVICDSNRREKVTNILKQYETFCSLVTHGKGTANSKILNYLGLGESEKVVFFSILPTNTAWEIMDKIDEKLEMKKPGNGILFITQVHQGCYRKPVEFVSNANGGVTMGQDSAHNLIIVVLNRGYSEDVMDVARAYGAKGGTVLHARSCGMAEMEKFFGVTIVPEKEMLMIVAPNSAANAIMTGIAEKVGPTTDACGISFSLQVNGVKGIQTAKLE
- a CDS encoding DUF1538 domain-containing protein; this encodes MSGLFSMFGWAMWHTLLEVAIILVPILGMFLIFQITKLKLSRIELIKIFVGLIYLLVGLTIFLSGVNKGFMPAAVALGEAIGQLSYNWILIPISLVIGACVVLAEPTVYVLVNQVRKITDGAISRRLLLSAMALGVGIAMSLSIVRILSGLSIWWFLLPGYTISLALTFFVPNIFVGIGFDSGEVVTGAMSAAFVIPFAIGVCSVIPDRNVVVDAFGIAGLITMIPPIIIQTIGLIYSNKLKKAKELEAAGQEA